The Blattabacterium sp. DPU genome includes a window with the following:
- a CDS encoding ribose-phosphate diphosphokinase, with translation MDQKVLFFSTRRGLKLSENIAYYYGNFLGKVKFLEFSDGEYTPCFEQSVRGTKVFLIGSTSPPVDNLMELLLMCDAARRASAYNITLVIPYFGWARQDHKDQPRTPIAAKLIANLIVASGATRVMTMDLHADQIQGFFDIPVDHLYASRIFIDYVKKLNIDQLTFASPDMGGAKRARSYAGYLGTDVVICYKERKKANEIEFMNLIGNVKGKNIILIDDMVDTAGTLTEAANLIKKQGAKSVRAIATHPVLSGNSYEKIDQSAIEELVVTDTIPINKMKPNQKIKILSCAPLFAEVMKSVHKDESISNKFVI, from the coding sequence ATGGATCAAAAGGTTCTCTTTTTTTCTACAAGACGGGGATTGAAATTATCAGAAAATATAGCTTATTATTATGGAAATTTTCTTGGAAAAGTAAAATTTTTAGAATTTAGTGATGGAGAATATACTCCTTGTTTTGAACAATCTGTTCGTGGAACGAAAGTATTTTTGATAGGGTCAACTTCTCCTCCAGTAGATAATTTAATGGAATTATTATTAATGTGCGATGCAGCTCGTAGAGCTTCTGCTTATAACATTACACTTGTGATTCCATATTTTGGATGGGCGAGGCAAGATCATAAAGATCAACCTAGAACTCCCATTGCCGCAAAACTTATAGCAAATTTAATAGTAGCTTCAGGAGCTACTAGAGTCATGACTATGGATTTACATGCGGATCAAATTCAAGGATTTTTTGATATACCAGTAGATCATTTATATGCATCTAGAATATTTATTGATTATGTAAAAAAATTAAATATAGATCAACTTACCTTTGCTTCTCCAGATATGGGAGGAGCTAAAAGAGCTAGAAGTTATGCAGGTTATTTAGGTACAGATGTTGTTATTTGTTATAAAGAAAGAAAAAAAGCAAATGAAATAGAATTCATGAATCTTATAGGAAATGTAAAAGGAAAGAATATCATACTTATAGATGATATGGTAGATACGGCTGGTACTTTAACAGAAGCGGCAAATTTAATCAAAAAACAAGGCGCCAAAAGTGTACGAGCTATAGCTACTCATCCTGTTTTATCAGGAAATTCATATGAAAAAATAGATCAATCTGCAATTGAAGAGTTGGTTGTTACAGATACGATTCCTATAAATAAAATGAAGCCCAATCAAAAAATTAAAATTTTATCTTGTGCTCCGCTTTTTGCAGAAGTTATGAAATCAGTACATAAAGACGAATCTATTAGTAATAAATTTGTAATTTAA
- a CDS encoding thymidylate synthase, translating to MKQYLNLLKNVLKNGIKRKDRTGVGTISLFGHQMRFDLEKGFPLLTTKKLNIRSIIYELLWFLKGDTNVRFLIKKKVNIWNKWADDNGELGPIYGFQWRKWPTYDGHFIDQIVNLIQEIKSNPDSRRLIVSSWNVGMIQNMALPPCHLLFQFYVCEKKLSLLLYQRSADIFIGLPFNIASYALLLSMLAKTLNLKEKEFIHTIGDAHIYMNHIKQVKLQMERTPRPLPKIIINSSVKNIFQFCFEDFELKDYNPFPHIKGDVAF from the coding sequence ATGAAACAATATTTAAATTTATTAAAAAACGTATTAAAAAATGGAATCAAAAGAAAAGATCGTACTGGCGTAGGAACAATAAGTCTATTTGGACACCAAATGAGATTTGATTTAGAAAAAGGGTTTCCTCTTTTGACCACTAAAAAATTAAATATACGATCTATTATTTATGAACTATTATGGTTCTTAAAAGGAGATACAAATGTTCGATTCTTAATAAAGAAAAAAGTTAATATTTGGAATAAGTGGGCAGATGATAATGGAGAATTAGGTCCAATATATGGATTTCAATGGAGAAAATGGCCTACTTACGATGGCCATTTTATTGATCAAATAGTTAATCTTATACAAGAAATTAAGTCAAATCCTGATTCTAGACGTTTAATTGTTTCTTCCTGGAATGTAGGAATGATACAAAATATGGCATTACCTCCTTGTCATTTATTGTTTCAATTTTATGTATGTGAAAAAAAATTATCGTTACTTTTATATCAAAGAAGTGCTGATATTTTTATTGGATTACCATTTAATATAGCTTCTTATGCTTTATTACTATCTATGTTAGCTAAAACTCTTAATTTAAAAGAAAAAGAATTTATTCATACAATAGGAGATGCTCATATTTATATGAATCATATAAAACAAGTGAAATTACAGATGGAAAGAACTCCAAGACCACTTCCTAAAATAATTATTAACTCTTCTGTAAAGAATATTTTTCAATTTTGTTTTGAAGATTTTGAATTAAAGGATTATAATCCCTTTCCTCATATTAAGGGGGACGTTGCCTTTTAA
- the thrC gene encoding threonine synthase — protein sequence MLYYSLKNHKNLVSFEDAVLTGLSPDGGLYMPKCIPKLKPKFIKKLPTYDIHTIAMSIIKPYIGKNIPEKFIDNIIHDTLNFSFPLKKVHNNIHVLELFHGPTLAFKDVGAKFMAGCLSFFSEKLEKNVTVLVATSGDTGGAVAKGFHKKPGIEVIILYPYNGVSSLQEEQITSLGANILAVEIHGNFDDCQKMVKKAFLDKEINKKYTLTSANSINVGRWLPQMFYYFVAYKQIIVKDPIELIFSVPSGNFGNICAGMMAEKMGLPIKFFIASTNINDTIPRFLRNEKYHPLPVKKTISNAMDISDPSNFSRIWHLYKKNIFQLRKKLFSYKFTDEETLSIIKKIWKKYKYILDPHGAIGYLGLRQYLQEMNNTLEPGIFLETAHPIKFLDNMPPILQKKIVPTKELEIFLKKKKTIQKISLSKDFNVFKSWFLEKK from the coding sequence ATGTTGTATTATAGTTTGAAAAATCATAAGAATTTAGTTTCTTTTGAAGATGCTGTTTTAACAGGTTTATCGCCTGATGGAGGATTATATATGCCTAAATGTATTCCTAAATTAAAACCTAAATTTATTAAAAAACTTCCAACTTATGATATTCATACAATTGCCATGTCTATTATCAAACCCTATATTGGAAAAAACATTCCCGAAAAATTTATTGATAATATTATTCATGATACTTTGAATTTTTCTTTCCCTTTAAAAAAAGTACATAATAATATTCATGTATTAGAACTTTTTCATGGTCCGACTTTGGCTTTTAAAGATGTGGGAGCTAAGTTTATGGCAGGATGCTTAAGTTTTTTTTCTGAAAAATTAGAAAAAAATGTTACAGTTTTAGTCGCTACTTCAGGAGACACCGGAGGTGCTGTTGCTAAAGGATTTCATAAAAAACCTGGAATAGAAGTCATTATTTTATATCCATATAATGGAGTCAGTTCTTTACAAGAAGAACAAATTACTTCATTAGGAGCTAATATATTAGCTGTAGAAATACATGGTAATTTTGATGATTGTCAGAAAATGGTTAAAAAAGCTTTTTTAGATAAAGAAATAAATAAAAAATATACATTAACTTCTGCTAATTCTATCAATGTAGGAAGATGGCTCCCTCAAATGTTTTATTATTTTGTAGCTTATAAACAAATAATAGTAAAAGATCCAATAGAATTAATTTTTTCAGTTCCAAGTGGAAATTTTGGGAATATTTGCGCAGGGATGATGGCTGAAAAAATGGGATTACCCATAAAATTTTTTATTGCATCTACAAATATTAATGATACGATCCCTAGATTTTTAAGAAATGAAAAATACCATCCCCTTCCGGTAAAAAAAACTATATCAAATGCTATGGATATTTCTGATCCAAGTAATTTTTCTAGAATTTGGCATTTATATAAAAAAAATATATTTCAATTAAGAAAAAAACTATTTTCCTATAAATTCACAGATGAAGAAACTTTATCCATTATAAAAAAGATATGGAAAAAATATAAATATATATTAGATCCACATGGAGCTATTGGTTATTTAGGTCTTAGACAATATTTACAAGAAATGAATAATACTTTAGAACCAGGTATTTTTTTAGAAACAGCTCATCCTATTAAATTTCTAGATAACATGCCACCTATTTTACAAAAAAAAATTGTTCCTACTAAGGAATTGGAAATTTTTTTAAAAAAGAAAAAGACTATACAAAAAATATCTTTATCTAAAGATTTCAATGTATTTAAGAGTTGGTTTTTAGAAAAAAAATGA
- a CDS encoding homoserine kinase, whose translation MKGIKIFSPATVANLACGFDIIGLALDFPKDEIFLYKSHTPGIHINRICGSSLPNDPKKNVAFVALQFLLKKYQQKKEDKEKIGFEIELTKNIHPGSGIGSSAASAAGIVYGANILLENPFNTMQLVRFAMEGERIASGTAHADNVAPAIMGGVTLVRSYQPLDITKLHNPKELWVSVIHPQIEVKTSDAREILKQKILMTDAIKQWGNVGALVAGLYREDYELISRALEDVIVEPIRAMLIPAFYELKIKCKEIGALGGGISGSGPSVFMLSKGPQMAEKVTEVMNKVYSPLKIDYKTYTSPINQQGIKWAKIL comes from the coding sequence ATGAAGGGAATAAAAATATTTTCACCAGCTACTGTTGCTAATTTAGCTTGTGGTTTTGATATTATTGGATTAGCTTTAGATTTTCCTAAAGATGAAATTTTTTTATATAAATCTCATACTCCAGGGATACATATCAATCGAATATGTGGATCATCGTTACCTAATGATCCAAAAAAAAACGTAGCTTTTGTTGCTCTACAGTTTTTGTTGAAAAAATATCAACAAAAAAAAGAGGATAAAGAAAAAATAGGATTTGAAATTGAATTAACTAAAAATATTCATCCTGGAAGTGGAATAGGATCTAGTGCAGCTAGTGCTGCAGGAATTGTTTATGGAGCTAATATTCTATTGGAAAACCCTTTCAACACTATGCAATTAGTCCGTTTTGCTATGGAAGGAGAACGTATAGCAAGTGGAACTGCTCATGCAGATAATGTAGCTCCCGCTATTATGGGAGGAGTTACATTAGTTAGAAGTTATCAACCATTAGATATAACTAAATTACATAATCCCAAAGAATTATGGGTTAGCGTTATACATCCTCAAATTGAAGTCAAAACATCAGATGCTAGAGAAATTTTAAAACAAAAAATATTGATGACAGACGCTATTAAACAATGGGGGAATGTAGGAGCATTAGTTGCGGGTTTATATCGAGAAGATTATGAATTAATAAGTAGGGCTTTGGAAGATGTTATTGTAGAACCCATACGAGCTATGCTCATTCCAGCTTTTTATGAATTAAAAATAAAATGTAAAGAAATAGGAGCTTTAGGTGGAGGGATTTCTGGTTCAGGTCCTTCTGTTTTCATGCTTAGTAAAGGACCACAAATGGCGGAAAAAGTAACCGAAGTCATGAATAAAGTATATTCTCCGTTAAAAATCGATTATAAAACCTATACTTCTCCTATTAACCAACAAGGAATTAAATGGGCTAAAATATTGTAA
- the thrA gene encoding bifunctional aspartate kinase/homoserine dehydrogenase I codes for MQVLKFGGSSVAHSDAIKRICSLLEKKPKGRYAIVVSALGNITDQLIQCGQLASERKNIYKNILEEIEIRHLNVIRELFPITYQSHLISWMKRNINDLESLCDGIFQVEELSKRSLDKIMSFGELSSSFLISEKLKQSGLDAICKDSRDLIITDAQFGCAQVDFITSNHHIIQFFREKTSEYIVLPGFIGSTLENETTTLGRGGSDYTAAILAAAISASLLEIWTDVSGMMTANPKIVNQAFPIKEISYEEAMELSHFGAKVIYPPTIQPAMKKHIPIQIKNTFSPIDPGTLIYINKNTNISQPVTGISGIQNMALLTLEGSGMVGIPGYSKRLFEALSREKINVIFITQSSSEHSITTGIHETDVIKAKAVIDSEFAQEIHQRRIDPLRIEKDLCIIAVVGDNMKNLHGTSGKMFASLGRNSINVRAIAQGSTEKNISAVIRKIDFKKALNTLHEAFFERPPKQINLFICGVGKVGSKLLEQLDQQQNYLLEKLKLQVRVIGFANSKKMYFNDHGINLNDWKKYLNQKGINMNIYSFMEKVWKFNLRNSLFVDNTASEEMAMTYDKFLKNGIGVITCNKIACSSDYNHYKKLKTLSRHFKAPFLFETNVGASLPVISTLNDLINSGDKINKIEAVLSGSLNFIFNHFIGEKSFLEVVKEAQLKGYTEPDPRIDLSGLDVMRKILILARECGSPLELSDIHQKSFLPETCFHSTSINDFYNELHKYKNYFFGIRNKAEKDQKRLRFIARYENGVASVGLESVKQIHPFFQLEGKDNMVLYNTYRYAEQPLIIKGAGAGAEVTASGVFSDIIKATK; via the coding sequence ATGCAAGTTTTAAAATTTGGGGGTAGTTCCGTAGCTCATTCTGATGCTATAAAACGTATTTGTTCTTTATTAGAAAAAAAACCAAAAGGAAGATATGCTATTGTTGTATCTGCATTAGGAAATATCACGGATCAGTTAATACAATGTGGTCAATTGGCTTCTGAAAGAAAAAATATATATAAAAATATATTAGAGGAAATCGAAATTCGACATCTTAATGTTATAAGAGAATTATTTCCTATTACCTATCAGAGTCATTTAATTAGTTGGATGAAAAGAAATATAAATGATTTAGAAAGTTTATGTGATGGAATTTTTCAAGTAGAAGAACTTTCAAAACGCTCTCTAGATAAAATTATGAGTTTTGGAGAATTAAGTTCTTCTTTTCTTATTTCAGAAAAATTGAAACAATCTGGATTAGATGCTATTTGCAAAGATAGTAGAGATTTAATTATTACGGATGCTCAATTTGGATGTGCACAAGTAGATTTTATTACAAGTAATCATCATATTATTCAATTTTTTCGTGAAAAAACATCAGAATATATTGTTTTGCCAGGATTTATAGGTTCTACGTTAGAAAACGAAACTACGACTCTGGGTAGAGGGGGTTCTGATTATACTGCAGCAATTTTAGCTGCTGCTATATCTGCAAGTTTACTTGAAATATGGACGGATGTAAGTGGAATGATGACAGCTAATCCAAAAATAGTGAATCAAGCTTTTCCTATAAAAGAAATATCCTATGAAGAAGCAATGGAATTATCACATTTTGGAGCAAAAGTTATTTATCCTCCTACAATTCAACCTGCTATGAAAAAACATATTCCAATACAAATTAAAAATACTTTTTCTCCTATAGATCCAGGAACTTTGATTTATATTAATAAAAACACAAATATCAGTCAACCTGTTACTGGTATATCTGGAATTCAGAATATGGCATTACTTACCCTAGAAGGGAGTGGAATGGTAGGAATTCCTGGATATTCCAAACGTTTATTTGAAGCATTATCACGTGAAAAAATAAATGTAATATTTATCACTCAAAGTTCTTCGGAACATTCAATTACAACAGGAATTCATGAAACAGATGTCATTAAAGCAAAAGCTGTAATAGATAGCGAATTTGCTCAAGAAATCCATCAAAGACGGATTGATCCATTAAGAATAGAAAAGGATCTTTGTATTATTGCTGTAGTAGGAGATAATATGAAAAATCTTCATGGAACTAGTGGAAAAATGTTTGCTTCTTTAGGCAGAAATAGCATTAATGTTAGAGCTATAGCACAAGGTTCTACTGAAAAAAATATATCAGCCGTTATTAGAAAAATCGATTTTAAAAAAGCACTCAATACTTTACATGAAGCTTTTTTTGAAAGGCCCCCAAAACAAATTAATCTTTTCATTTGTGGAGTAGGAAAAGTAGGAAGTAAATTACTTGAACAATTAGATCAACAACAAAATTATTTATTGGAAAAATTGAAACTTCAAGTTAGAGTTATTGGATTTGCTAACAGCAAAAAAATGTATTTTAATGATCATGGAATCAATTTAAATGATTGGAAAAAATATCTAAACCAAAAAGGCATTAATATGAATATATATTCCTTTATGGAAAAAGTATGGAAATTTAATCTAAGAAATAGTTTATTTGTAGATAATACAGCTAGTGAAGAAATGGCTATGACCTATGATAAATTTTTAAAAAATGGAATAGGAGTTATTACTTGTAATAAAATAGCTTGTTCATCCGATTATAATCATTATAAAAAACTAAAAACACTTTCCAGACATTTCAAAGCTCCATTTTTATTTGAAACTAATGTAGGAGCTAGTCTTCCCGTTATTAGTACATTGAATGATCTAATTAATAGTGGAGATAAAATTAATAAAATAGAAGCTGTGTTATCAGGAAGTCTAAATTTTATATTTAATCATTTTATAGGAGAAAAATCTTTTTTAGAAGTCGTAAAAGAAGCCCAATTAAAAGGATATACAGAACCTGATCCTAGAATTGATTTAAGTGGATTAGATGTTATGCGGAAAATACTAATTTTAGCTAGAGAATGCGGTTCTCCATTAGAATTGAGTGATATTCATCAAAAATCATTTTTACCGGAAACTTGTTTTCATTCAACTTCTATAAATGATTTTTATAATGAATTACACAAATACAAAAATTATTTTTTTGGAATTAGAAATAAAGCGGAAAAAGATCAAAAACGTTTACGTTTTATTGCACGTTATGAAAATGGAGTAGCTTCTGTTGGACTAGAATCAGTAAAACAAATTCATCCATTTTTTCAATTAGAAGGAAAAGATAATATGGTTTTATATAATACATATCGTTATGCTGAACAACCCCTTATTATAAAAGGAGCAGGAGCAGGGGCAGAAGTTACTGCATCTGGAGTTTTTTCAGATATTATTAAAGCTACTAAATAA
- a CDS encoding urease subunit gamma yields MHLTFYEKEKILLHMAGELAKKRLKRGLKLNYPESLALITHYVMEGARDGKTVKDLMHEAGNILNDEQVMDGVYELLNNVQVEATFPDGTKLVTVHHPIKKNGKKNSNLIPGQYNLLKEDIVLFPGRSRIERTVSNKGTRPIQIGSHFHFYETNSALLFEREGTKGYRLDLPSGRSIRFEPGETKKVVLVEIGGSKKIYGFSGKENTPI; encoded by the coding sequence ATGCATTTAACTTTTTATGAAAAGGAAAAAATTCTTCTACATATGGCTGGAGAATTAGCAAAGAAACGTTTAAAAAGAGGACTAAAATTGAATTATCCTGAATCTTTAGCTTTAATCACTCATTATGTCATGGAAGGAGCTCGTGATGGAAAAACAGTCAAAGATCTCATGCATGAAGCAGGAAATATTCTAAACGATGAACAAGTAATGGATGGAGTATATGAATTACTTAATAATGTTCAAGTAGAAGCTACTTTTCCTGATGGAACAAAATTAGTAACCGTACATCATCCTATAAAAAAAAATGGGAAAAAAAATTCTAATTTAATTCCAGGACAATACAATCTTTTAAAAGAAGATATTGTATTATTCCCTGGTAGATCTCGTATAGAAAGAACTGTATCCAATAAGGGAACTAGACCTATTCAAATAGGTTCTCATTTTCATTTTTACGAAACAAATTCTGCTCTTCTTTTTGAAAGAGAAGGAACTAAAGGATATAGACTTGATCTTCCTTCTGGAAGATCTATTCGTTTCGAACCAGGAGAAACAAAAAAAGTTGTATTGGTAGAAATTGGAGGAAGTAAAAAAATTTATGGATTTTCAGGAAAAGAAAATACACCTATATGA
- the ureC gene encoding urease subunit alpha, protein MKKIDRESYANMYGPTKGDKIRLGDTSLWIEIEKDHTIYGDECVFGGGKVIRDGMGQHPFATRDEGVLDLVLTNAIIIDYWGIIKADIGIKNGIIVGIGKAGNPYFMDEVTPNMYIGTGTEVISSENIIVTAGSVDSHVHYICPQLFEVALESGTTTIIGGGSGPATGTMATNCTSGIWNIQRMLKSTDHIPINFIFLANGNSSRQEALIEQIKAGAGGLKIHEDWGSTLHVIDQCLNVAEKLDIQVNIHTDSLNESGYVEDTLKIFKNRTIHTYHTEGAGGGHAPDLLKVISFSNILPSSTSPTMPYTCNTIDEHLDMLMICHHLDSNLPEDIAFAKSRIRSETISAEGVLHDIGAISMTSSDSQAMGRIGEIVKRTWQTADKMKKQRGALNGDHFKYDNFRVKRYISKYTINPAITHGISEYVGSIHVGKMADLVLWKPSFFGVKPELVIKSGMIVYASMGDPNATIPTPQPFMYRKMFGYFEPKLSSIFVSINAINNGFFEKNEIKKQIKLVKGCRGLSKKNMILNGEIPNLEVDPKTYNVYINGEKIISRPSDVLPLSQRYFLF, encoded by the coding sequence ATGAAAAAAATAGATAGAGAATCTTATGCAAATATGTACGGCCCCACTAAAGGAGATAAAATTCGTTTAGGAGATACATCTTTATGGATTGAGATCGAAAAAGACCATACTATTTATGGAGATGAGTGTGTTTTTGGAGGAGGAAAAGTTATTAGAGATGGGATGGGTCAACATCCTTTTGCAACAAGAGATGAAGGAGTTTTAGATTTAGTATTGACCAATGCTATTATTATAGATTATTGGGGAATTATAAAAGCAGATATAGGAATTAAAAATGGAATTATTGTTGGTATAGGAAAAGCCGGTAATCCATATTTTATGGATGAAGTGACTCCTAACATGTATATTGGAACAGGAACAGAAGTTATTTCTTCAGAAAATATTATAGTAACAGCTGGAAGTGTAGATAGTCATGTTCATTATATATGTCCCCAATTGTTTGAGGTAGCATTGGAAAGTGGGACAACTACTATTATTGGTGGAGGATCGGGGCCCGCTACTGGAACTATGGCTACAAATTGTACTTCAGGAATATGGAATATTCAAAGAATGTTAAAAAGTACAGATCATATTCCAATTAATTTTATTTTTCTTGCAAATGGAAATAGTTCTAGACAAGAAGCTTTAATTGAGCAAATTAAAGCTGGTGCAGGAGGATTAAAAATACATGAAGATTGGGGTAGTACTTTGCATGTTATAGATCAATGTCTGAATGTAGCAGAAAAATTGGATATACAAGTAAACATACATACAGATTCTCTAAATGAATCCGGTTATGTAGAAGATACCTTAAAAATATTTAAAAATAGAACAATTCATACTTATCATACGGAAGGAGCTGGGGGGGGGCATGCTCCTGATTTATTGAAAGTAATATCATTTTCTAATATTTTACCTTCATCAACAAGTCCTACTATGCCTTATACTTGTAACACGATAGATGAACATTTAGACATGTTAATGATTTGTCATCATTTGGATTCTAATTTACCAGAAGATATAGCTTTTGCTAAATCACGTATAAGATCTGAAACTATTAGTGCAGAAGGAGTTTTACATGATATAGGGGCCATTAGTATGACCAGCTCAGATTCTCAAGCTATGGGACGAATAGGGGAGATAGTAAAACGAACATGGCAAACAGCTGATAAAATGAAAAAACAAAGAGGAGCTCTCAATGGAGATCATTTCAAATATGATAATTTTAGGGTTAAGAGATATATTTCAAAATATACTATAAATCCTGCGATTACTCATGGTATTTCTGAATATGTAGGATCGATTCATGTTGGAAAAATGGCTGATTTGGTATTATGGAAACCTTCTTTTTTTGGAGTAAAACCTGAATTAGTTATAAAAAGTGGAATGATTGTCTATGCTAGTATGGGTGATCCTAATGCTACAATACCTACACCTCAACCATTTATGTATAGAAAAATGTTTGGATATTTTGAACCTAAACTAAGTAGCATTTTTGTATCAATAAATGCCATCAATAATGGTTTTTTTGAAAAAAATGAAATCAAAAAACAAATAAAACTAGTAAAAGGATGCCGGGGATTATCCAAAAAAAATATGATATTAAATGGAGAGATTCCCAATTTAGAAGTAGATCCAAAAACATATAATGTTTATATAAATGGAGAAAAAATAATATCTCGTCCTTCTGATGTTTTACCACTATCTCAAAGATATTTTTTATTCTGA
- a CDS encoding TrmH family RNA methyltransferase: MNIFFVEGIKEFKMAIKGNYSPIRIFICKEIFHEYNMIQSFHSIISFIHIKTFEKLAYRESSGGIVALLKEKKYINQLKNIKISNKNSSLILILDGIEKPGNIGAMLRIADATNIHIIILCNMKTYVYNSNIIRCSLGSIFTRKIFIEKKIESIVYWLQKNKISILTTGFQKHKKAMNLYHTQFLHYNNIAIVFGSENKGVSNIWFKKANKIITIPMFGNIDSLNVSNAMSIIVYEIIRQRNYAR, encoded by the coding sequence ATGAATATTTTTTTTGTTGAAGGAATAAAAGAATTTAAAATGGCTATAAAAGGGAATTATTCCCCAATAAGAATATTTATATGTAAAGAAATATTTCATGAATATAATATGATTCAGTCTTTTCATTCTATCATCTCTTTTATTCATATAAAAACTTTTGAAAAATTAGCATATAGGGAGAGTTCAGGCGGGATTGTTGCTTTATTAAAGGAAAAAAAATATATAAATCAATTAAAAAATATAAAAATTTCTAATAAAAATTCTTCTTTAATACTTATACTAGATGGAATAGAAAAACCTGGGAATATAGGAGCTATGTTAAGAATAGCTGATGCAACAAATATTCATATTATTATATTATGTAATATGAAAACTTATGTGTATAATTCTAATATCATCAGATGTAGTTTAGGAAGTATTTTTACAAGAAAGATTTTTATAGAAAAAAAAATAGAATCAATTGTGTATTGGTTACAAAAAAATAAAATATCAATTTTAACAACAGGATTTCAAAAACATAAAAAAGCGATGAATTTATATCATACTCAATTTTTACATTATAATAATATAGCTATTGTTTTTGGTTCTGAAAATAAAGGAGTATCCAATATTTGGTTCAAAAAAGCGAATAAAATCATAACTATTCCTATGTTTGGAAATATAGATTCGTTAAATGTTAGTAACGCTATGTCTATCATCGTATATGAAATTATTAGACAAAGAAATTATGCTAGATAA
- a CDS encoding ribonuclease HI produces the protein MNKKIHIYTDGSSKGNPGPGGYGIFIETFFGHLYNRKIISEGYRYTTNNRMELLSVIVGLEEIKNKKQNIVIFTDSKYIVNTIQNKWIYKWEKNNFRNKKNVDLWKRFLYFFYKHSIMFYWIKSHNSHYINDYCDRLSSIASQKRFLKIDHVYEQQI, from the coding sequence GTGAATAAAAAAATTCATATTTATACTGATGGTTCTTCAAAAGGAAATCCTGGACCAGGAGGATATGGAATTTTTATAGAAACATTTTTTGGTCATTTGTATAATAGAAAAATAATTTCAGAAGGATATCGTTATACAACTAATAATAGAATGGAATTATTATCAGTGATAGTAGGATTAGAAGAAATAAAAAATAAAAAACAAAATATTGTTATTTTTACTGATTCTAAATACATAGTAAATACAATTCAAAATAAATGGATTTATAAATGGGAAAAAAACAATTTTCGTAATAAAAAAAACGTGGATTTATGGAAAAGATTTTTATATTTTTTTTATAAACATTCTATTATGTTTTATTGGATAAAAAGTCATAATTCTCATTATATCAATGATTATTGCGATCGATTATCTTCAATAGCTTCCCAAAAAAGGTTTTTAAAAATAGATCACGTATACGAACAACAGATATAA
- a CDS encoding lysophospholipid acyltransferase family protein, whose amino-acid sequence MKIIQTLLILLWRTWFFIINIFLIPLWAGASIPFLFKEKHYPIAYWFHQMWARSNLFLMGFWYVLEKEKEILDKNKQYVIISNHSSIMDIMLIYSLMRNHPLVFVGKEELAKLPFFGFVYKKSNILLDRKNLSSCMQVFKKIEKKVDSGKSVCIFPEGGVPNPYILLDHFKSGAFFIAIIKKIPIIPFTIADIKTKFPNYSIIKGGPGKIRIKQHHSIQTKNLSLKDKDNLKEKCFNLIKYQLEKFEREK is encoded by the coding sequence ATGAAAATTATACAAACATTATTAATATTATTATGGCGTACATGGTTTTTTATTATTAATATATTTTTGATTCCCTTATGGGCGGGTGCTTCTATCCCATTTCTTTTTAAAGAAAAACATTATCCAATTGCATATTGGTTTCACCAAATGTGGGCTAGAAGTAATCTTTTTCTCATGGGTTTTTGGTATGTACTAGAAAAAGAAAAAGAGATATTAGATAAAAATAAACAATATGTAATTATTAGTAATCACAGTTCTATTATGGATATTATGTTAATTTATTCTTTAATGAGGAATCATCCTTTGGTTTTCGTAGGAAAAGAAGAATTAGCTAAGCTTCCTTTTTTCGGATTTGTTTACAAAAAAAGTAATATTCTTCTTGATAGAAAAAATTTATCTAGTTGTATGCAAGTATTTAAGAAAATAGAAAAAAAAGTGGATTCTGGAAAAAGTGTTTGTATTTTTCCAGAAGGAGGGGTTCCTAACCCTTATATTCTATTGGACCATTTTAAAAGTGGAGCGTTTTTTATTGCTATTATAAAAAAAATTCCTATTATTCCTTTTACCATAGCTGATATAAAAACAAAGTTTCCCAATTATTCTATTATAAAAGGAGGACCAGGAAAAATCAGGATCAAACAACATCATTCCATACAAACAAAGAATTTATCTTTAAAAGATAAAGATAATTTGAAGGAAAAATGTTTCAATTTAATAAAATATCAATTAGAAAAATTTGAACGTGAAAAATAA